One window of Oncorhynchus masou masou isolate Uvic2021 chromosome 28, UVic_Omas_1.1, whole genome shotgun sequence genomic DNA carries:
- the mrps18c gene encoding 28S ribosomal protein S18c, mitochondrial isoform X2 — protein MFAVRSFRSLQFTFAQLGGTQQCLRSLSGSSNVVQKNDDMPLQMENPYKQPQKGCILCNITVDFKNVQLLSQFISPHTGRVYGRHITGLCGKKQREIAKAIKKAHSMGFMSVTHKNPHFMKDPNICDIRHLE, from the exons ATGTTTGCTGTCCGAAGCTTTCGATCTTTACAATTCACATTTGCACAGCTTGGAGGCACAC AACAATGTCTCAGAAGTCTGTCAGGCTCGTCTAATGTAGTCCAGAAGAACGATGACATG CCTTTACAGATGGAGAATCCATACAAACAACCACAGAAGGGCTGCATTCTCTGTAACATCACAGTGGACTTCAAGAATGTTCAG CTGCTGTCCCAGTTTATATCCCCACACACAGGAAGAGTTTACGGCAGGCACATAACAG GTCTATGTGGTAAGAAACAGCGGGAGATCGCCAAAGCCATAAAGAAAGCTCATTCGATGG GATTCATGTCTGTAACCCACAAGAACCCACATTTTATGAAAGATCCAAACATCTGTGACATCCGGCACTTGGAGTAA
- the mrps18c gene encoding 28S ribosomal protein S18c, mitochondrial isoform X1, with protein sequence MGSKMFAVRSFRSLQFTFAQLGGTQQCLRSLSGSSNVVQKNDDMPLQMENPYKQPQKGCILCNITVDFKNVQLLSQFISPHTGRVYGRHITGLCGKKQREIAKAIKKAHSMGFMSVTHKNPHFMKDPNICDIRHLE encoded by the exons GTCAAAAATGTTTGCTGTCCGAAGCTTTCGATCTTTACAATTCACATTTGCACAGCTTGGAGGCACAC AACAATGTCTCAGAAGTCTGTCAGGCTCGTCTAATGTAGTCCAGAAGAACGATGACATG CCTTTACAGATGGAGAATCCATACAAACAACCACAGAAGGGCTGCATTCTCTGTAACATCACAGTGGACTTCAAGAATGTTCAG CTGCTGTCCCAGTTTATATCCCCACACACAGGAAGAGTTTACGGCAGGCACATAACAG GTCTATGTGGTAAGAAACAGCGGGAGATCGCCAAAGCCATAAAGAAAGCTCATTCGATGG GATTCATGTCTGTAACCCACAAGAACCCACATTTTATGAAAGATCCAAACATCTGTGACATCCGGCACTTGGAGTAA